DNA from Halobaculum sp. XH14:
TAGCGACGATGAGTGAGACGCGCCCGACCCGGAGCAGGGACGGCCTCGCCGAGACGCTGGAACTCGTCCTCGACAAGGGACTCGTCATCAACGCCGACGTCGTCGTCAGCGTCGGCGACACGGAACTGCTCTCGGTCGAACTCCGCGCCGCGCTCGCCTCGTTCGAGACGGCCGCCGAGTACGGCCTCCGGTTCCCCGCCGGCACCGACACCGACCGGGTCGCCGCGGCCGCCGACGTGCCGCCAGTCCGCGACCGCCCCGAGGGCCAGACGCGGCTCTCGGACCTCGAGGACCTGCGAATCGAGGACGATCCGGATGCCGGCGTAAGGAGCGAGGGCGGCGATCCGGACGACGGAGACGAGGCGGCCGACCAGGAAGCCACCGACGAGACCGACCCCGACGCCGAACCCGAGGGGGTGCCGGAGGCCGATGACCAGGATTGACGTCGACGGCGAGGACGGCGACGACGCCTCGGGCGTCACGGCGCTCGTCGTGACGGTCGTGGAACTCCTCGTCGAGGCGCTCCAGCGGGAGGCGCTCCGCCGGATGGAGCGGGGCGACCTGACCGACGAGGAAGTCGAGCGCGTCGGCGCGCAACTCGCCGCCATCGAGGCGGAACTGGACGACATGAAGGAGACACAGGGCATCGAGGGGGAGGTCGAGAGGCTCAGGGGGGACCTCGACTCGCTCGTCGGCGACGCGGTCCGGTCGCTCGACCGGGAGGAGGGAAGCCGAACGCCGGACGCGAGGGGCGATGACTGAGGTCGGCTTCGCGGAGGGGCGGTACCTCTACTGCGTCGTCGACGCGAGCGGTCCCGGCGCCGAACGCGACGGCGAGCGCGCCGACAGGGAGGGCGTCGACGCCGCGCGCGAGTTCTCCCCCGAGGGAATCGAGGGCGGCGAGCCGTACGTCGTCGGGTCGGACGGCGTCGGCGCGGTCGTCCAGCCCCGGGGCGAGCCGTTCGACAGCGACGACCTCCGGCGGGTGAAGCGGTGGCTGCTCGCCCACCAGCGCGTCGTCGACGCCGCGGGGCAGGCGTTCGGCACGCCGCTCCCGTTCCGGTTCGACACCATCCACGAGGGCGACGACGACGCGGTCCGGGAGTGGCTCCGGTCCGAGCGCGACGCGCTCCGGGCCAACCTCGACGCGTTCGCCGGGAAGTGGGAGTACCGCGTGACGCTCACCGTCGACGGCGAGTTCGACCCCGACGACGAGGAACTGTCCGATCTGCGGGCCCGCATCGACGCGGCGGGCGAGGGCGAGGCGTTCCTGCTGGAAAAGCAGTACGAGCGCCGACTGACCGACCTCGAACGCGAGCGCGACGATCGACTGGCGGCCGACCTCCGGGAGCGACTGGCGCCGCTTGTCGCCGACGTCGAACCGGTCGAGTCGGGCGGCGTGCTGGACGAGGGACCGGCCGGAAATCGGGTGACTGGACTCGCGCTGCTGGCCCAGAGGGAGCAGGAGTCTGCCATCGGCTCGGAACTGGACGAGGTGGTCGCGGACCCGGACCTCGACGTGGAGTTCACCGGGCCGTGGCCGCCGTACTCGTTCGCGCCGGAACTGGGGGGGTCCGGGTGAAGCCGACGAAAGAGGAGGGCGCGGTGACGGACCTGCTCGACGTGCTGCTCGAGGAGGGCGTCGTCCTCCAGGCCGACGTCGTCGTCTCCGTCGCGGACGTGCCGCTGGTCGGCGTGAACCTCCGCGCGGCGGTCGCCGGGATGGCGACGATGACCGAGCACGGCTTCTTCGAGGAGTGGGACCGGGAGGTCCGCGGGCGGGCGGAGTCGGATCGAGCGGAGATGCGATCGGCCGGAAGCCCCGACCCCGCGAATGCCCCGGAAACGGCCGAGACTCCCCGGAGCGTGAGCCCCCGAGTCGCGGACTACGGCGGCCAGTCCGCCGACGGCGACGGATCCGCCCCGGACGACCCGGACGCGGCCGATTCGGCCGACGGGGACCGGGACGCCTGAGGCGAGCTCACGTATCGAAACCCTTAGTGTCGGACTGTTCGAACCCGCGACCATGCAGAAACTCATCGTCCGCGGCGACCCCGGCATCCGGACGGATGCCATCATCAACTACGGGGGCGAGGAGCAGGTGGTGTTCTCCTGCCAGCGACAGGGCGACTGGCACGGCCCCGACGAGCCCCAGCTCTGGTGTACGATCGGCACCGAGGCCGAGCGCGAGGCGTTCGAGAAGCGCGAGTACGTCCCCCACTGGCTCGACGTCGACGCCATCGACGCGGAGGCGCTCGACGTGGTGAAATCGAAGGGCGACCTCGCGGTCTGAGTCGGGTTCCCTTTTCGGTCGTCTCGTCGTCCTCGAGTTGCGCCGCTCGCCGTGATGGCGGGTCGTAGCGAACGTCACGGCGAGCGTCGGCGTCGATCCGGTAACTCGGTCGGTCTCGTGGTGGCCCTGGCCGTCGGCTCTTCCGGTAGTTCTCCTGTCGTGGCGACCGCCTCGAAAGCCCCCGCGGCCCCGTTCAGTCCCACCCACCGTACCGCAACTGCACAGCACCGCGCCTCTCCCTCCCTTACCTCGGAGCGAGCTCCTCGGACCTCACCCTCGCTCCGCTCGCGTGAGCAGCCTCCTGCGCTCCTCGGCTCGCTCACTGCGTTCGCGAGCCTCTGGTGCTCGTCCCTCGCGCGATTCGGCCGCCCACGAGGGGCGGCCGCCGCGCGCCGCGTGGTCGGGTCGACTTCGCCCCCGGAGCCGAGTGTGAAACCTCGCTTTGTCCCAACGGGGGCTATTTATCGGAGGCCTCGGAGGTGCGCGTATGGTCGAACTGAACTCGGAGACCCTCTTCAACGGCGCGGCGGCCGCGGTGGCCACCGTCGCCGCGCTCATGTTCATCGTCAACGTCCAGTTCCCCTACTCGCCCGCGACGAAGATCGCGCTCGTGCTGGTGTTTCTCGCGGGCATCTTCCTCATCACCCAGCGCACGAGCGACTACCAGCTGACCGTCCTCGGCTACGGCGTCATCGTCGCCTCGGGGCTCGCGCTGTTCTTCGAGGTGATCGGGCTGTTCAGCGCCGGCACCACGCCCACCGTCTTCGGCCTGCTCGTCATCGCTGGCCTGCTGTTCGCGCTCCGCACCCGCCTCGACGAGGACAGCCGATTCGTGTCCGCAAGGCAGGCGCGGTACCTGCTCGCCGCGGTCGCAGTGTTCGCGGCGCTCGTGCTCGTCGTCGACGTCGTCAGCGGCGGGCTCGTCTACGAGCTCCAGCCCGAGAGCGAGGTGGAGATCGCCGGCCAGCAGGAGTACCGCGGCGAGAGCCGGATCGGCTCCCTCGTCGTGTCGAACCCGACGCCGCTCCCCGAGCGCGTCGAGACGCCGCGCTACGAGGCGTGTGCGGCCGGCAACTGGAGCGCGTACGACCCGCCGTCGCCCGAGGGCGAACCCGAGCGCGAGGCCAGCCTCCACGCGAACGTCCAGAGCGGCTACGACGAACACGTGCTCCCGTTCGGGGCGGAGCGGTACCCGATCACCGTCTACGTCAACGGCGCGAACGTCGAGGGCGAGTCGTTCCGGATCGAGACGACCGAGGAGTGCCCCGACGACGGGAGCGGAACGCCGTACATCGCGCTGTTCGAGGTCCCCGAGGACCGGTCGTACGCCTACGCCGTCTGAGCCGTCGGGCGACCGCCTCTTCTCGCCCGCTGACGCCCCCGGATGCTACGCGGGCAACTCGTCCCGGTTCACGCGATACAGCGTCACCGTCGGCGTCTCCACGACCGGCTCGACGCCGGCGATGGCGTCGAAGTTCACCGTGTCGTCGTACCGGATCTCCTCGCCGGGGCCGACCCAGACGTACTCGACGTCGTACGCGTTCAGCACCGCGACCGTCTCCTCTTCCATCGTGTAGGCGTCGTCGACGTCGCGCACGCGGTCGAAGTACGCCTCCGGCCCGCGGTAGCCGACCTCGTGGTGCCAGCCCGCGACGGTCTGAACGCCGGTGAGGCTCGCGGCCGGACTCGCCTCCCACTGGTACATCCCCGGCCCGTGGCCGTACCGGTTCGCCGCGCCCGGATACACCCCCGTCGCGGGGGCCGAGAGGATGGTCGGCTGACCGTCCGTCTCGTCGAGGTACTCGATGGCCGGGGCCTCGCCGGGGTGGTGCGTCTCGACGAACTGGGTCCCGTCGAGCGTCGGGCCGCCCGCCGGCCCCCCGCCGCCGACGTGGCCCGGCAGCGCGAACGCCGCGTACGCCCCGGTCGTCACGACCAGCGCGGCGACGGCGAGCGACGACGCCGTCCGCCGGGATCCCGGGCTCGGCCAGAGCGTGGCCCCCGCCCGGCGGACCGGCGCGAGGAAGCTCGCCAGCACGACGCCCATCGCGGTCGCCCAGAGCGGCCAGACCTGCGCGTACGTCTTGAACACAGTGTTCATCCGGCCCGGCCCGGCCTGCTCGTTCAGGTACACCACCTCGACGAGCAGGACCAGCCCCGCGCCGGCGACGACGAGCACCGTCTCGAACCCGGCGCGCTCGGTCCGCAGCGCGACCCACGCGGTCGCCATCAGCGGGACCAGCAGCGCGACGGCCGGGAACCCGACGGACAGCGCGACCGCGGCGAACCCCGCCACGACGACGAGCAGTTCGACGGGTCGTTCGCGGCCGACGCGGCCGAACAGGGACGCGCCGAACGCGGCGAGGAACGCGCCGTGGACCGCGATCAGCCCCGCGAGCCCGGAGCGCATGTCGGGAGTGAGCAGCTCGACGGTCCTGGTTCCGCCGCCGGTGGCGAAGACGCCGAGCAGGAACGGCGCGGCGACGACGGCCGCGAGCAGCCCCGCGCCGGCGACGAGGACGGCCGCGACGACCGGGCGGGCGAGTTCGGCAGCGAGCCGCGAGTCGCCGGTCGCCTCGTCGAGTCGCTCCCGCGCGACCCCGGGGAGCATCGTTCGCGGCGCGAGCGGCGCGAACGTGAGGCCGAGCCACGCGAGGCCGAACACGCTCGGGAAGCTCCAGGTGTTGACGACCGCCTGGAAGCCGCCGATCACGGGGAGTGCGCCGAACAGCAGGAGTCCGCGGCGTCGCGTGACGTCCGTCACGCTTCCCCCGTCGGTCGCGCTCCCGGCGGCGGCTCCGGTCCCGGAGCCGGCGCGATAGAGCGCGAACGCGACCGCCGCGGCCAGCAGCAGGAACGGCGTGTCGGTCATGTGCGCGTGCAGGTCGCCGTTGAGCCACGCGAACAGCGGGAACTCGTTGATGGTGCCCGGGATGACCCGGCTGGCGGTCCAGTAGGAGAACTCCCGCGCGGCCTCGTGGGTCGGGTCGAACCCGAACGTCGCGCCGAGCCGGACCCTGAGGTCGGCCGGGACGTATTGGAAGAGGACCCAGCCGGCCGTCACGAGGTTCGCCGCGACGCCGACGAAGAACGCGGCGAGCGCGCCGGCGCGACGACGGCCCAGCCCGCGGCGCGCGGCGACGTTGCCGGCGAGGTCGAACGCCGCAGTGACGAGCATGGCGAAAAAGCCCGCGAGCCCGAGGTTGTACGCGAAGTCCGCGGACGTGCCGGTGAGCATGGCGAGCAGCGCGGTCAGCAGGTGGCCGCCGTAGTAGTAGCGCACCGGCTCCCCGGCGAACCACATGTCGCGGGGCGGGAGCACGTCCGCGAGCAGTAGCGAGTTCAGCAGTCCGAAGTCGAGGAACTTCTCGCCCCCGAGCGGGTCGACGGCCGGGTCGAACCCGCGGATGACGACCACGAGCGCGAACGCCGCGAGGAAGACGAGCGCGGTGTCGCGGACCGCGGCGCGGTTCACCGACGCCGCCGGCTCGAACTCGCCCCGACGGAGCGCCTCGCGGTCCAGGCCGGCGAGCGCCGAGAGCGCGACGAGGACGACGAGCGAGGCGACGAGCGCCGGGAGGCCGAACGCGAGGTGGCCGACCCAGAAGGAGACGACGCCGAGCACGAGCAGCGAGACGGGGAGGGCGAACCCGGCACCCCGGGAGGCCGACTCGGGGAACAGCCGGGCGGCGAGCGGGAGGCCGAGGGCGGCGAGTGCCGCGTAGGCGAGGAGCCACGCGGCGAGCAGACCGTATTCCATTTGGTACCATGGTCGCCCGCCCGACCAAGTTCCTTTTGGACCGCGGCCGCCGGTCGGGCCGCCGCCGGATTCGTTCGGAGAGCCCCGACCGCACGCCCGTTCCGCACGGCTTTTACCCACCCCGCGGATACGGGAGCGCATGCCGACAGTCGGCGTCGTCGTCCCCGCGTACGACCCCGAACCGGAGCGGCTCCGCGGCTACCTCCGGGACCTCCGTGC
Protein-coding regions in this window:
- the gvpL gene encoding gas vesicle protein GvpL yields the protein MTEVGFAEGRYLYCVVDASGPGAERDGERADREGVDAAREFSPEGIEGGEPYVVGSDGVGAVVQPRGEPFDSDDLRRVKRWLLAHQRVVDAAGQAFGTPLPFRFDTIHEGDDDAVREWLRSERDALRANLDAFAGKWEYRVTLTVDGEFDPDDEELSDLRARIDAAGEGEAFLLEKQYERRLTDLERERDDRLAADLRERLAPLVADVEPVESGGVLDEGPAGNRVTGLALLAQREQESAIGSELDEVVADPDLDVEFTGPWPPYSFAPELGGSG
- a CDS encoding DUF2298 domain-containing protein, translating into MEYGLLAAWLLAYAALAALGLPLAARLFPESASRGAGFALPVSLLVLGVVSFWVGHLAFGLPALVASLVVLVALSALAGLDREALRRGEFEPAASVNRAAVRDTALVFLAAFALVVVIRGFDPAVDPLGGEKFLDFGLLNSLLLADVLPPRDMWFAGEPVRYYYGGHLLTALLAMLTGTSADFAYNLGLAGFFAMLVTAAFDLAGNVAARRGLGRRRAGALAAFFVGVAANLVTAGWVLFQYVPADLRVRLGATFGFDPTHEAAREFSYWTASRVIPGTINEFPLFAWLNGDLHAHMTDTPFLLLAAAVAFALYRAGSGTGAAAGSATDGGSVTDVTRRRGLLLFGALPVIGGFQAVVNTWSFPSVFGLAWLGLTFAPLAPRTMLPGVARERLDEATGDSRLAAELARPVVAAVLVAGAGLLAAVVAAPFLLGVFATGGGTRTVELLTPDMRSGLAGLIAVHGAFLAAFGASLFGRVGRERPVELLVVVAGFAAVALSVGFPAVALLVPLMATAWVALRTERAGFETVLVVAGAGLVLLVEVVYLNEQAGPGRMNTVFKTYAQVWPLWATAMGVVLASFLAPVRRAGATLWPSPGSRRTASSLAVAALVVTTGAYAAFALPGHVGGGGPAGGPTLDGTQFVETHHPGEAPAIEYLDETDGQPTILSAPATGVYPGAANRYGHGPGMYQWEASPAASLTGVQTVAGWHHEVGYRGPEAYFDRVRDVDDAYTMEEETVAVLNAYDVEYVWVGPGEEIRYDDTVNFDAIAGVEPVVETPTVTLYRVNRDELPA
- a CDS encoding HAH_0734 family protein: MQKLIVRGDPGIRTDAIINYGGEEQVVFSCQRQGDWHGPDEPQLWCTIGTEAEREAFEKREYVPHWLDVDAIDAEALDVVKSKGDLAV
- the gvpJ gene encoding gas vesicle protein GvpJ, which translates into the protein MSETRPTRSRDGLAETLELVLDKGLVINADVVVSVGDTELLSVELRAALASFETAAEYGLRFPAGTDTDRVAAAADVPPVRDRPEGQTRLSDLEDLRIEDDPDAGVRSEGGDPDDGDEAADQEATDETDPDAEPEGVPEADDQD
- the gvpK gene encoding gas vesicle protein GvpK, translating into MTRIDVDGEDGDDASGVTALVVTVVELLVEALQREALRRMERGDLTDEEVERVGAQLAAIEAELDDMKETQGIEGEVERLRGDLDSLVGDAVRSLDREEGSRTPDARGDD
- the gvpM gene encoding gas vesicle protein GvpM, which translates into the protein MKPTKEEGAVTDLLDVLLEEGVVLQADVVVSVADVPLVGVNLRAAVAGMATMTEHGFFEEWDREVRGRAESDRAEMRSAGSPDPANAPETAETPRSVSPRVADYGGQSADGDGSAPDDPDAADSADGDRDA